In Trifolium pratense cultivar HEN17-A07 linkage group LG7, ARS_RC_1.1, whole genome shotgun sequence, a genomic segment contains:
- the LOC123899530 gene encoding AIG2-like protein D translates to MSVAVNSVVGIGTQNQNHNVFVYGSLLADEVVRALLNRVPSSSSATLSDYHRFKIKGRVYPAILPVQSKKVTGRVLLGISGVELHILDEFEDVEYTRTEVDVFFTENSENLRAYAYVWSNPNDPDLYAEWDFEEWKKVHMNDFVKMTEEFKQQLELPESKPRVQTYETFYKQENDKPLDP, encoded by the exons ATGAGCGTGGCTGTGAATAGTGTAGTTGGAATTGGAACTCAGAATCAGAATCATAACGTTTTTGTTTATGGAAGCCTCCTCGCCGATGAGGTTGTCCGCGCTCTCTTGAACCGCGTCCCTTCTTCCTCATCCGCTACCCTCTCCGACTA CCATAGATTCAAGATCAAAGGTCGCGTTTATCCTGCTATTCTCCCTGTCCAGAGTAAAAAAGTCACTGGCAGA GTCCTTCTTGGAATCTCAGGAGTGGAACTCCATATTTTAGATGAGTTTGAAGATGTTGAATACACTAGAACTGAAGTTGATGTTTTCTTTACG GAGAATTCTGAAAACTTGAGAGCTTATGCATATGTATGGAGCAATCCAAATGATCCTGATTTATATGCTGAGTGGGATTTTGAG GAATGGAAAAAAGTTCACATGAATGATTTCGTCAAGATGACCGAAGAATTCAAGCAACAGTTGGAATTGCCAGAATCAAAGCCAAGAGTTCAGACTTATGAAACCTTCTATAAGCAAGAGAACGATAAGCCACTTGACCCTTGA
- the LOC123899531 gene encoding oleosin Ara h 15.0101-like: MTDQGRTTGSYSSHGGSYGTSPYDTNTTNQPSRQTVKFLTAATIGVSLLFLSGLILVGTVIGLIIATPLLVLFSPILVPAAIVLSLIAGGFVFSGGCGVAAIAALSWIYNYVSGNRPAGTDTLDYAKGLITDKARDVKDRAKEYGNYAQGRAQEATQGY, from the coding sequence ATGACTGATCAAGGAAGAACAACAGGATCCTACTCATCACATGGAGGATCCTATGGAACATCACCCTATGACACCAACACCACCAACCAACCCTCACGCCAAACTGTGAAGTTCTTAACAGCTGCTACAATTGGTGTTTCACTGTTGTTCTTGTCTGGACTAATCCTTGTAGGTACTGTCATAGGCTTAATCATTGCAACACCTCTTCTTGTTCTCTTCAGTCCAATCCTAGTTCCAGCTGCTATAGTCCTATCACTCATTGCTGGTGGATTTGTGTTCTCTGGTGGTTGTGGTGTTGCTGCTATAGCTGCATTGTCATGGATATACAATTATGTTTCTGGTAACCGTCCTGCTGGTACTGATACTCTTGATTATGCTAAAGGGTTGATTACTGATAAGGCTAGGGATGTGAAGGACAGGGCCAAGGAATATGGAAATTATGCTCAGGGTAGAGCACAAGAGGCTACACAAGGATATTAA
- the LOC123898256 gene encoding uncharacterized protein LOC123898256: MKKKRKDDDSSEYLHSSPPTKSRRLLLNSEITMEEDTHANVLLYHPSNFNSNNTPLLNSPTSPGLNDYLLSRDTTKLDKFEEDEMTREKRSEVSKECLAVIPWVPNPLMAWKEIVPETSQILEAEDSEMMEMDEPYANNNNGKLEACGVSSARQQQQCMMANMLQPQFGTYFW; the protein is encoded by the exons ATGAAGAAGAAGCGCAAAGATGATGATTCATCAGAGTACCTTCACTCTTCCCCTCCAACAAAATCCAGAAGACTACTACTCAACTCTGAGATAACAATGGAGGAAGATACTCATGCAAATGTGCTGCTATATCATCCCTCTAACTTCAATTCCAATAATACCCCTCTTCTCAACTCACCTACCTCACCTGGTTTAAACg ATTATCTATTGTCACGGGATACTACAAAGCTAGATAAATTTGAGGAAGATGAAATGACGAGGGAGAAGAGATCCGAAGTTTCAAAAGAGTGTTTGGCTGTTATCCCATGGGTTCCTAATCCTCTTATGGCATGGAAAGAAATAGTACCAGAAACAAGTCAAATTTTAGAGGCAGAAGATAGTGAAATGATGGAGATGGATGAACCATATGCCAATAACAACAATGGTAAGCTGGAGGCATGTGGAGTATCATCAGCACGGCAACAACAACAATGTATGATGGCTAATATGTTACAACCTCAGTTTGGTACATATTTCTGGTAG
- the LOC123898214 gene encoding gamma-glutamylcyclotransferase 2-1-like has product MVFWVFGYGSLVWNPGFDYDEKIIGFIKDYRRVFDLACIDHRGTPENPARTCTLEEKEGSICWGAAYCVRGGPEKEKLAMQYLERRECEYDQKTLVNFYKEGDSLHPALTGVIVFTSTPDKENNIYYLGPAPIEDMARQIATANGPCGNNRDYLFLLEKAMHNLGHEDDYVIDLANEVRKVLGVVNVVTNDKKLVGPAQLQHSPHVPIPTLQLHPLPEPIALDS; this is encoded by the exons ATGGTTTTCTGGGTTTTTGGTTATGGTTCACTTGTATGGAACCCAGGATTTGATTATGATGAAAAAATCATTGGTTTCATTAAGGACTATAGACGTGTGTTTGATTTAGCTTGTATTGATCATCGAGGAACACCTGAAAACCCTGCAAGAACTTGCACTTTGGAAGAGAAAGAAGGGTCAATTTGC TGGGGAGCTGCTTATTGTGTTCGAGGAGGCCCCGAAAAGGAAAAGCTTGCTATGCAG TATTTGGAGCGGCGAGAATGTGAGTATGATCAAAAGACTCTTGTAAACTTCTACAAG GAAGGAGATTCACTGCATCCTGCTCTTACCGGAGTTATTGT ATTCACGTCTACTCCGGACAAAGAAAACAACATATACTATTTGGGACCTGCTCCGATAGAGGACATGGCTAG GCAAATAGCAACTGCTAATGGTCCTTGTGGAAACAACAGGGACTATCTTTTTCTTCTAGAAAAGGCTATGCATAATCTTG GTCATGAGGACGACTATGTGATTGATCTTGCTAATGAAGTGAGGAAAGTACTTGGAGTCGTGAATGTAGTGACGAATGACAAGAAATTGGTTGGACCGGCACAACTTCAACACTCCCCCCATGTACCCATTCCAACCCTTCAGTTGCACCCACTGCCAGAACCTATTGCTTTGGATAGTTAA
- the LOC123899026 gene encoding proteasome subunit beta type-6: MDQVDFNAPHSMGTTIIGVTYNGGVVLGADSRTSTGVYVANRASDKITKLTDNVYVCRSGSAADSQVVSDYVRYFLHQHTIQLGQPATVKVAANLVRLLAYNNKNNLQTGLIVGGWDKYEGGQIYGVPLGGTIVQQPFAIGGSGSSYLYGFFDQAWKEGMTQEEAEELVKKAVSLAIARDGASGGVVRTVIINSEGVTRNFYPGDQLPIWHDELESHNSLLDILGAPEPMNI; this comes from the exons ATGGATCAAGTCGATTTCAATGCTCCTCATTCCATGGGAACAACTATCATCGGCGTTACTTACAACGGCGGTGTCGTTCTTGGAGCCGATTCTCGAACTAGCACAG GTGTATATGTTGCCAATCGGGCATCCGACAAAATCACAAAGCTCACCGACAATGTATACGTCTGTCGCTCTGGATCG GCTGCAGATTCTCAGGTTGTTTCTGACTATGTGCGCTACTTCCTCCATCAACACAC GATTCAGCTTGGACAACCTGCAACAGTCAAGGTTGCTGCAAACCTTGTTCGGCTTCTCGCATATAACAACAAG AATAATTTACAAACCGGTTTAATTGTTGGTGGTTGGGACAAATACGAAGGTGGTCAGATTTATGGAGTTCCTCTAGGTGGAACAATTGTACAGCAACCTTTTGCTATTGGAG GATCTGGCTCCAGTTACTTGTATGGATTTTTTGACCAGGCTTGGAAAGAAGGAATGACCCAGGAAGAAGCTGAG GAACTAGTCAAAAAGGCAGTTTCACTTGCCATTGCTCGTGATGGTGCTAGTGGCGGAGTTGTCCGAACAGTCATT ATAAACTCAGAGGGAGTGACCAGGAATTTCTACCCAGGCGATCAACTTCCAATATGGCACGACGAACTTGAGTCTCATAACTCATTGCTAGACATTCTTGGTGCTCCAGAGCCCATGAACATATGA